Proteins from a genomic interval of Lolium perenne isolate Kyuss_39 chromosome 1, Kyuss_2.0, whole genome shotgun sequence:
- the LOC127329486 gene encoding uncharacterized protein — protein MSASITTSSLPLGAAAVGLGLQAFEAAMDEARVKLTCAAAVVLHGDKPLVDQVTITLADARELLATMAKGLCLNLTETLVFKELARVAVAFAGLESQCQDNCANAHGLLGAMEGLRHVAKFFLGVEAAAELRPTPAMPADAEPLSTQEAKATFLWDLAKEFAALVTDIKWRYAARAVPAVNESGVDKRRYVSVDADEDLVSHLTGTCADALALLGQMVHKVAGGGFPFTDVAFQEVVSIGKSFVKLQVECAHGSVTSDAVIDAMQALKKMAVVFAGTGVASALRPDSPWSSQGLNDGQNKVAYMWDLSAAFSVLFYDVKFRCVDPKSLK, from the exons ATGTCTGCCTCCATCACCACTTCCTCTCtccctctcggtgccgccgccgTCGGTCTCGGTCTCCAGGCCTTTGAGGCCGCCATGGACGAGGCACGGGTCAAGCTCAcctgcgccgccgccgtcgtcctcCACGGCgacaagccgctggtggaccagGTGACCATCACGCTCGCCGACGCGCGAGAGCTCCTCGCCACCATGGCCAAAGGCCTCTGCCTCAACCTTACCGAAACCCTCGTTTTCAAG GAGCTCGCTCGCGTCGCCGTCGCGTTCGCCGGCCTGGAGTCCCAGTGCCAGGACAACTGCGCCAACGCCCACGGCCTCCTCGGGGCCATGGAGGGGCTACGCCACGTCGCCAAGTTCTTCCTCGGCGTTGAGGCCGCCGCCGAGCTCCGCCCCACCCCAGCAATGCCCGCCGACGCCGAGCCCCTCTCCACCCAGGAAGCCAAGGCGACCTTCCTCTGGGACCTCGCCAAAGAATTCGCTGCGCTCGTCACCGACATCAAGTGGAGGTACGCCGCGCGCGCTGTTCCCGCCGTCAACGAGTCTGGCGTCGACAAGCGCCGGTATGTCTCGGTGGACGCCGACGAGGACCTTGTCAGCCACCTCACCGGTACCTGCGCAGACGCGCTGGCACTTCTGGGCCAGATGGTCCACAAGGTCGCCGGCGGTGGCTTCCCCTTCACCGACGTCGCCTTCCAG GAGGTGGTCTCAATTGGCAAGTCCTTCGTCAAGCTGCAAGTTGAGTGCGCCCACGGCTCTGTTACCTCCGACGCTGTGATCGACGCGATGCAAGCGCTCAAGAAGATGGCAGTCGTCTTCGCAGGGACTGGGGTGGCGTCGGCGCTCCGGCCTGACAGCCCTTGGTCCAGCCAGGGCCTCAACGACGGTCAGAACAAGGTCGCGTACATGTGGGATTTGTCCGCCGCCTTCAGCGTGCTCTTCTATGACGTTAAGTTCCGCTGTGTTGACCCCAAGTCCCTCAAGTAG